The following proteins are encoded in a genomic region of Gossypium hirsutum isolate 1008001.06 chromosome D05, Gossypium_hirsutum_v2.1, whole genome shotgun sequence:
- the LOC121217281 gene encoding uncharacterized mitochondrial protein AtMg00810-like, protein MDVYNAFLQGDLFEEVYIEIPVGFRSQGESHVCRLRKSLYGLKQASRQWNSKLIEALIRGGYVQSKYDYSLFTKRDGGNMVVLLIYVDDLLITGSSASMIDELKQFLHLNFKMKDLGVLKFFLGIEIMRSNKGIILNQRKYALELIADLGLGEAKSVCTPLEHNLKLTSIEYDESVQTKVDGDDLVTDVKMYQRLLGRLIYLTNTRPDITFAVQHLSQFMHRPKKSHLEAAFRVVRYIRKNPGQGILLSVASKTQLIAFCDSDWASCPMSRRSVTGFCIKIRESLISWKSKKQTTVSRSSAEAEYRSMAVVVAEVVWLNGLLKEVSPNQFDKSLVLSDSKAALQIAANPVFHERTKHIEIDCHFVRDKIKDGTIQMQHIGTTEQLADLMTKALSIKQHEFLVSKLGVKDIYQPST, encoded by the coding sequence ATGGACGTATACAATGCGTTCCTTCAAGGAGACCTATTCGAAGAAGTTTATATAGAAATTCCAGTTGGTTTTCGCAGCCAGGGGGAGTCTCATGTATGTCGTCTGCGTAAATCGTTGTATGGTCTGAAGCAAGCGTCCAGGCAGTGGAACTCGAAGCTTATAGAGGCTTTAATACGAGGAGGATATGTACAAAGTAAATACGACTATTCCTTGTTCACAAAGAGGGATGGAGGTAACATGGTTGTTCTACTCATATATGTGGATGATTTATTAATTACAGGTAGCAGTGCTAGCATGATAGATGAATTGAAGCAGTTTCTGCATTTGAATTTTAAGATGAAAGACTTGGGTGTATTGAAGTTTTTTCTTGGAATTGAAATAATGAGATCAAATAAAGGGATTATATTGAATCAAAGGAAATATGCTTTGGAGTTGATAGCTGATTTGGGATTAGGAGAAGCGAAGTCAGTATGTACACCGCTGGAACATAATTTGAAACTCACATCAATTGAGTATGATGAGTCGGTACAAACAAAGGTGGATGGAGATGATTTAGTCACGGATGTTAAAATGTATCAAAGGTTATTGGGAAGATTGATATATTTGACAAATACACGACCAGACATAACGTTTGCGGTTCAACATTTGAGTCAGTTCATGCACAGACCAAAAAAATCGCATTTAGAAGCTGCTTTTCGGGTGGTACGATACATAAGGAAAAATCCTGGTCAAGGTATTCTATTATCTGTAGCAAGCAAGACACAGTTGATTGCTTTTTGTGACTCTGATTGGGCTTCATGCCCCATGTCTAGGAGATCGGTGACTGGTTTCTGTATAAAAATTAGAGAATCCCTTATTTCGTGGAAGTCAAAGAAACAGACCACAGTTTCCCGATCATCGGCAGAAGCGGAGTATAGAAGTATGGCAGTGGTTGTAGCAGAGGTTGTATGGTTGAACGGTTTATTGAAAGAAGTTAGTCCCAATCAATTTGATAAATCATTGGTTCTTTCAGATAGTAAAGCAGCGTTGCAAATTGCTGCTAATCCCGTTTTTCATGAGCGGACAAAGCATATAGAGATTGACTGCCATTTTGTAAGAGATAAAATCAAGGATGGAACGATTCAGATGCAGCACATTGGAACAACCGAGCAACTTGCTGATTTGATGACAAAGGCCTTGAGCATCAAACAACATGAGTTTTTAGTATCCAAGTTAGGGGTTAAAGATATATATCAACCCtcaacttga
- the LOC121217279 gene encoding uncharacterized protein, which produces MGCKVIKVKTLSEEEALILFLNKVRPNIVQSPTIMPTLKLVVKECASLPLTIVVVAGTIKGEDNPHIWKNALKELKERIRKVEGVEAEVIERLKFSFDHLKDGKVRDCFLYCALYPEDFEIDKALLIDVRSEGDTCRLLPKLVHLQHLSFDVKNKIVSLKAEEMEPLKKLECFKGHFEDINEFNKFISSMQQKCHYLRSFVDDDNSSFKNAIDLRICRIRFCEGIEFVVSLSSFASPSSHPFQSLEVLDLQFLPKLSVLIIKYEGICLATTSTLAPSATFSHFKKISIRRCSSMKTLLPHWLLPYLQNLEEISVLYCDELVEIVGAATSEVEEKGSDALIKFHLPKLRELRLYRLLELKSNYSRSGVMVCDSPQLIYVKNCDILHLFPMLTMGNNIHMLHLLKHRMVGIVGVG; this is translated from the exons ATGGGATGTAAGGTGATAAAAGTGAAGACTCTTTCAGAAGAAGAGGCATTGATACTGTTCTTGAATAAAGTTAGACCTAACATAGTTCAAAGTCCAACTATAATGCCAACTTTGAAGCTTGTTGTCAAGGAATGTGCGAGTCTACCTCTTACAATTGTTGTGGTAGCTGGTACCATTAAAGGAGAAGATAAccctcatatttggaaaaatgcaCTCAAGGAATTGAAAGAGAGAATACGGAAAGTGGAAGGAGTGGAAGCTGAGGTAATCGAGCGCTTGAAATTTAGTTTCGATCACTtgaaagatgggaaagtaagagaTTGCTTCTTGTATTGTGCATTATATCCTGAAGATTTTGAAATTGATAAGGCTTTACTAATCGA TGTCCGCTCTGAAGGAGATACCTGTAGACTTTTACCAAAACTCGTTCACCTTCAGCACTTGAGTTTTGATGTGAAGAATAAAATAGTAAGTCTAAAAGCAGAGGAGATGGAACCATTGAAGAAGTTGGAATGCTTTAAAGGACATTTCGAAGACATTAATGAATTCAATAAGTTCATCTCCTCAATGCAGCAAA AGTGCCACTATTTGAGAAGCTTTGTCGATGATGATAATTCTTCCTTCAAAAATGCGATTGACTTGAGGATTTGTAGGATTCGGTTTTGTGAAGGGATAGAGTTTGTTGTTTCCTTGTCCTCTTTTGCCTCTCCTTCCTCTCATCCATTTCAGAGCCTGGAGGTGTTGGATCTTCAATTTCTGCCAAAGCTGAGTGTCCTTATTATCAAATATGAAGGAATTTGTTTAGCAACAACATCAACATTGGCTCCATCTGCCACCTTTTCccattttaagaaaatttctatacggagatgctcaagTATGAAGACGTTGCTTCCACATTGGTTGCTTCCGTACCTCCAAAACCTAGAAGAAATATCAGTGTTATATTGTGATGAGCTAGTAGAAATAGTGGGAGCAGCAACATCAGAAGTTGAAGAAAAAGGCAGTGATGCATTAATCAAATTCCATCTTCCCAAATTAAGAGAATTGAGACTATACCGTTTGTTAGAATTGAAGAGCAATTACAGCAGAAGTGGAGTGATGGTTTGTGATTCTCCCCAGCTTATCTATGTTAAAAACTGTGATATCCTCCATTTGTTCCCCATGTTGACAATGGGCAACAATATACATATGCTCCACCTTCTCAAACACAGAATGGTGGGAATCGTTGGAGTGGGATGA